A window of Pomacea canaliculata isolate SZHN2017 linkage group LG3, ASM307304v1, whole genome shotgun sequence contains these coding sequences:
- the LOC112559570 gene encoding LOW QUALITY PROTEIN: protocadherin-7-like (The sequence of the model RefSeq protein was modified relative to this genomic sequence to represent the inferred CDS: deleted 2 bases in 1 codon) → MALHILSTSCARVKATLLVLSLVATVAHCQDIFLSYVIAEEQPKGTFVGNVAQDSNIRDHVGSAREFQDLTYSFLAEEARVTGNFRIDNVSGVLSTGARLDREQLCRFQMECRLSFRLAAQSSLGLFFKIIDVTVSVSDINDNSPTFIPSEVSLTIMENATSDFYTLPNAIDADTGVNNSVQEYSLLTSDVPFSLQVQGSTSMDLALALSVRERLDRETVDFYRLTVLAKDAGTPVRSGTLTVNVQVGDVNDHAPVWELPLYVVNVSEIVAVNTIILTLAAHDADSGPNGQVIYRFPPLQPDTALGLFALNETSGELRVSGTNTAECGQAAGRLRRTDLQPGGREARDGGTAFKSSRAQAVVRVLDTHNSRPEIIMSVLGSSATTTLSELADLGRVVAHILVRDSDSGLNGIVTCYLNATHFQLQAMDVGQYKVILSRPLDREAQDTHVVNVTCEDAGKPPLSDSKIFRVKVRDENDQAPVFSQSLYSARVTETGAYSSDRSIYVTTVTATDADVGENARLSYRILGDFQNEFYVFDNGTVVATRGLDRENGGSQRYLSVVAYDHGTMSNTATATILLTVLDVNDNPPVFVDIAPVFYVSEGVPLTSYVGNVTAMDADEEENAIVLYSLHPAYDGQVPFKVITDGVIKTNGTLDREKRDRYDFEIVAHDLGRPHLSSSIVVTVRILDINDNSPVFLFPNDINNTVRVPHTLSPNTKVATIVAYDADLGNNERLVFARDGRNGTKFFDVDPETGEVILVRPLSEKDLGEHWLVVVAHDQGFPTQLANQTMLYIQVYRGNHTAAVTSDSAAFRNTLLVIIIVVVTFVLSIVVIVTMVLIRHQDRQRRLYRAKDEEVKVEAHLRKLASPYAGAQEFDAATTAPDASLLVDGAATTKGGELFSGRRQQHHARLHASAVREGGGGPPGDPAGGGQGTGLSPRDAASCLLNVSHVWLVLSSQGNAKKLMTWTEEFLCDLTTIITRFMTKVRNHCWRLRADDNLSDLSCDASTSDSGRGGSDVEMHGSCFQGFRRQLLRVAKRGVLLRPGRSRSPQASGTAAHCTPPTAQPQYSTGTGGTWSSETTTSGSYTVGSQELAQDIDKLFFDPPNDVVV, encoded by the exons ATGGCTCTACACATCCTGTCGACTTCCTGTGCACGGGTCAAGGCCACGCTTTTGGTCCTGTCGCTCGTGGCAACCGTCGCGCACTGCCAGGACATTTTTCTCAGCTACGTCATCGCGGAGGAACAACCCAAGGGCACTTTCGTTGGCAATGTAGCGCAGGATTCCAACATCAGGGACCACGTCGGCAGCGCCAGGGAGTTCCAGGATCTGACGTACAGCTTCCTGGCGGAAGAGGCGCGAGTGACAGGCAACTTCCGGATCGACAACGTGTCGGGTGTCCTTAGTACCGGAGCCAGACTCGATCGAGAGCAGCTCTGCAG aTTCCAGATGGAATGCCGCCTGTCCTTTCGTCTCGCCGCTCAATCTTCCCTCGGCCTTTTCTTCAAGATCATCGATGTGACGGTCTCCGTGAGTGACATCAACGACAACTCTCCGACCTTCATTCCGTCCGAGGTGTCCCTCACCATCATGGAGAATGCGACATCG GACTTCTACACTCTCCCCAACGCCATTGACGCAGACACGGGGGTAAACAACTCTGTGCAAGAGTACAGCCTCCTGACGAGTGACGTCCCTTTTAGTCTTCAGGTGCAGGGGTCCACGTCCATGGACCTGGCTTTGGCGCTGAGTGTCAGAGAGAGGCTGGACCGCGAGACTGTGGACTTTTACCGCTTGACAGTGCTGGCGAAGGACGCGGGTACTCCGGTCAGAAGTGGGACTCTCACAGTTAACGTGCAG GTCGGGGACGTCAATGACCACGCCCCCGTGTGGGAGCTGCCTCTCTATGTCGTCAACGTCTCGGAGATCGTCGCCGTCAACACCATCATCCTGACGCTTGCCGCTCACGACGCCGACAGCGGCCCCAACGGTCAGGTGATCTACCGCTTCCCTCCCCTGCAGCCCGACACCGCGCTGGGGCTCTTCGCCTTAAACGAAACTTCCGGGGAG ctccgGGTATCAGGCACAAACACAG CTGAGTGTGGCCAAGCCGCTGGACGACTACGCCGGACAGACCTACAACCTGGAGGTCGAGAAGCACGCGACGGAGGCACGGCCTTCAAGTCGTCGCGTGCACAGGCTGTGGTGCGCGTGCTGGACACGCACAACTCGCGGCCGGAGATCATCATGTCTGTGCTGGGCAGCAGCGCCACCACCACCCTATCGGAGCTGGCCGATCTTGGCCGCGTGGTGGCGCACATCCTGGTCCGGGACTCGGACTCCGGGCTGAACGGCATCGTCACGTGCTACCTGAACGCCACGCACTTCCAGCTGCAGGCCATGGATGTCGGGCAGTACAAAGTCATCCTCAGCCGCCCGCTGGACCGCGAGGCGCAGGACACCCACGTCGTCAACGTCACGTGCGAGGACGCGGGCAAACCGCCGTTGTCCGACAGCAAGATCTTCAGAGTCAAG GTCCGTGATGAGAATGACCAGGCGCCGGTGTTCTCGCAGTCTCTGTACTCCGCGAGGGTCACCGAGACAGGCGCCTACAGCAGCGACCGTAGTATCTACGTCACCACCGTCACGGCCACCGACGCCGACGTCGGCGAGAACGCTCGGTTGTCCTACCGGATCCTCGGCGACTTCCAGAACGAGTTCTACGTCTTTGACAACGGCACGGTGGTGGCGACGAGAG GCTTGGACAGAGAAAATGGCGGATCGCAGCGCTACCTGTCGGTCGTCGCCTACGACCACGGCACCATGTCTAacaccgccaccgccaccatCCTGCTGACGGTCCTCGATGTCAACGACAACCCTCCAGTCTTCGTGGACATCGCACCCGTCTTCTACGTCAGCGAGGGCGTGCCTCTGACGTCATACGTGGGCAATGTCACGGCGATGGACGCCGACGAGGAGGAAAACGCCATCGTGCTGTACAGCCTCCACCCAGCCTACGATGGTCAGGTGCCCTTCAAGGTGATCACGGATGGCGTCATTAAGACGAACGGCACCCTGGATAGAGAGAAGCGCGACAG GTACGACTTTGAGATAGTCGCCCACGACCTGGGAAGGCCTCATCTTAGCTCTTCTATCGTTGTCACCGTCCGCATCCTAGACATCAACGACAACAGCCCAGTCTTCCTCTTCCCCAACGACATCAACAACACGGTGCGCGTGCCGCACACGTTGTCGCCCAACACCAAGGTAGCCACCATCGTGGCCTACGACGCCGACCTCGGCAACAACGAGCGCCTCGTCTTCGCCAGGGATGGGCGCAACGGCACTAAGTTCTTCGATGTGGACCCAGAGACCGGGGAG GTCATTCTCGTCAGACCTTTGTCAGAAAAGGACCTCGGAGAGCATTGGCTAGTGGTGGTAGCTCACGACCAGGGCTTCCCCACTCAGCTGGCCAATCAGACGATGCTTTACATCCAGGTCTATCGGGGCAACCACACGGCTGCCGTGACGTCGGACAGCGCGGCCTTTCGCAACACGCTGctggtcatcatcatcgtcgtggTCACTTTTGTCCTCtccatcgtcgtcatcgtcaccaTGGTGCTGATCAGACACCAGGATCGCCAGCGCCGACTGTACCGGGCCAAGGACGAGGAGGTCAAA GTAGAGGCTCACCTTCGGAAGCTTGCCAGCCCGTACGCCGGCGCCCAGGAGTTCGACGCGGCCACCACGGCGCCCGATGCATCGTTGCTCGTCGACGGAGCAGCGACGACGAAAGGAGGTGAGCTTTTCTCTGGACGAAGACAACAACATCACGCCCGACTCCACGCCAGCGCCGTGCGAGAAGGAGGGGGCGGGCCGCCTGGAGACCCTGCCGGAGGGGGGCAAGGGACAGGTTTGTCTCCCCGTGATGCTGCAAGTTGCTTACTGAATGTCTCGCATGTATGGCTTGTCTTGAGTAGCCAAGGCAACGCCAAGAAACTAATGACGTGGACAGAGGAAT TTCTGTGCGATCTCACTACCATCATCACCCGCTTCATGACAAAAGTCAG AAATCACTGTTGGAGACTCAGGGCAGATGACAACTTGAGCGACTTGTCCTGCGATGCGAGCACCAGCGATAGCGGACggggcggaagtgacgtagaAATGCATGGTAGCTGCTTCCAAGGATTCAG GAGACAACTCCTTCGGGTCGCAAAGAGGGGCGTCCTCCTCCGTCCAGGCAGGTCACGATCACCGCAAGCATCCGGCACAGCAGCGCACTGT ACGCCACCTACAGCTCAGCCGCAGTACTCGACCGGAACCGGGGGCACGTGGAGCAGCGAGACCACCACTTCCGGTAGCTACACGGTGGGCTCGCAGGAACTGGCACAGGACATCGACAAGCTGTTCTTCGATCCACCAAACGACGTGGTGGTGTGA